A window of the Pseudodesulfovibrio sp. JC047 genome harbors these coding sequences:
- the secE gene encoding preprotein translocase subunit SecE: MARKKSKKVADKQAAQAQAAGPIGKIKELMQFFEESKVEIKKVVWPSRKETITTCIAVLVVSVVIALYLGVVDLAFSKIVEFVLS; encoded by the coding sequence ATGGCCAGGAAAAAAAGCAAAAAGGTCGCTGACAAGCAGGCCGCACAGGCTCAGGCTGCCGGTCCGATAGGCAAAATCAAAGAACTGATGCAGTTTTTTGAAGAGTCCAAAGTCGAGATCAAAAAGGTAGTTTGGCCCTCCCGCAAAGAGACAATCACCACATGTATAGCTGTGTTGGTTGTTTCTGTGGTCATTGCTCTTTACCTGGGCGTGGTCGACCTGGCGTTCTCCAAGATCGTCGAGTTTGTCCTGTCCTAG
- the rpmG gene encoding 50S ribosomal protein L33, whose product MRVNIQLQCTECKRKNYATHKNKKNTTGRLEVSKYCPWDKKHTIHKESK is encoded by the coding sequence ATGCGAGTCAATATTCAGCTGCAATGCACCGAGTGCAAGCGTAAAAACTACGCAACGCACAAGAATAAGAAGAACACTACCGGACGTTTGGAAGTGAGCAAGTATTGTCCTTGGGACAAGAAGCACACGATCCACAAAGAGTCCAAGTAG
- the tuf gene encoding elongation factor Tu — protein MGKAKFERSKPHVNIGTIGHIDHGKTTLTAAITKLAAMAGNGEFIAFDEIDKAPEEKERGITIATAHVEYETENRHYAHVDCPGHADYIKNMITGAAQMDGAILVCAATDGPMPQTREHILLARQVGVPAMVVFMNKCDMVDDEELLELVEMEIRELLDKYEFPGDDIPVIQGSALKALEADTIEDEAAKPIFELLAACDSYIPEPERDIDMPFLMPVEDVFSISGRGTVITGRVERGVITVGEEIEIVGIKDTIKTTCTGVEMFRKLLDQGQAGDNVGLLIRGVKREEVERGQVAAKPGTINPHTKFKAEVYVLSKDEGGRHTPFFTGYRPQFYFRTTDITGVVTLDDGVEMVMPGDNATFNVEMIAPVAMEVGLRFAIREGGRTVGAGVVTEIAE, from the coding sequence ATGGGTAAAGCTAAATTTGAACGGAGCAAGCCTCACGTCAACATTGGTACCATTGGCCACATTGACCATGGTAAAACCACTCTGACAGCAGCTATCACCAAGCTGGCCGCTATGGCTGGCAATGGCGAATTCATCGCATTTGATGAAATCGACAAGGCTCCTGAAGAAAAAGAGCGCGGCATCACCATCGCCACCGCTCACGTCGAGTACGAGACCGAGAACCGCCACTACGCACACGTAGATTGCCCCGGTCACGCCGACTACATTAAAAACATGATCACTGGCGCCGCCCAGATGGACGGTGCAATTCTGGTTTGCGCAGCAACTGACGGTCCCATGCCTCAGACTCGTGAGCACATCCTGCTCGCTCGTCAGGTTGGTGTCCCGGCCATGGTCGTTTTCATGAACAAATGCGACATGGTTGATGATGAAGAGCTGCTCGAATTGGTCGAAATGGAAATTCGTGAATTGCTCGACAAGTACGAATTCCCCGGCGACGACATTCCGGTCATTCAGGGTTCCGCTCTGAAGGCTCTGGAAGCTGATACCATTGAAGATGAAGCCGCCAAGCCTATTTTTGAACTGCTGGCCGCTTGTGACAGCTACATCCCCGAGCCTGAGCGCGACATCGACATGCCGTTCCTCATGCCTGTTGAGGATGTCTTCTCCATCTCTGGCCGTGGTACAGTTATCACCGGTCGTGTGGAACGCGGTGTCATCACCGTTGGTGAAGAAATCGAAATCGTCGGTATCAAGGACACCATCAAGACTACCTGTACTGGTGTCGAGATGTTCCGCAAGCTGCTTGACCAGGGTCAGGCTGGTGACAACGTCGGTCTCCTGATTCGTGGCGTAAAGCGCGAAGAAGTGGAACGCGGTCAGGTCGCAGCCAAGCCCGGTACCATCAACCCCCACACCAAGTTTAAGGCTGAGGTCTATGTCCTCTCCAAAGACGAAGGTGGACGTCACACTCCGTTCTTCACCGGCTATCGTCCCCAGTTCTACTTCCGTACAACGGATATCACTGGTGTCGTGACTCTGGACGACGGTGTCGAGATGGTCATGCCCGGCGACAATGCGACTTTTAACGTCGAAATGATCGCTCCTGTCGCCATGGAAGTTGGTCTTCGCTTCGCTATCCGCGAAGGTGGACGGACTGTTGGTGCAGGTGTTGTCACTGAAATCGCGGAGTAA